The following proteins are encoded in a genomic region of Clarias gariepinus isolate MV-2021 ecotype Netherlands chromosome 12, CGAR_prim_01v2, whole genome shotgun sequence:
- the lrmp gene encoding inositol 1,4,5-triphosphate receptor associated 2 encodes MEFGVTPKRHNPVDSICRKLQTIQRRDREPNSPFQIPKLQSSSYDSPHTGLRRNLDTILKKRKGEAEQNGSPLVLTPGACRDLGRTPVTPLSPVNATYTITGTLGTLSDKGNVAPMPSRAWQLSCSTPAFQNGDARFSFTPALQNGDARFSFTPALQNADSRFSFTPSDKERSKASAHGLLSYNLNFCSSDASTVLDCDLPYPALVVKRLSMGDGASLPSESKKESLAEVSLICEEDLLDTIFQACDTQCRGKVYVSHIVDYLRHTTSRSSEDSGLEELCNMLDPERKDISIDLDTYHAIMKEWIEDCRNQVKDDKDVTQESVKLADHFSARKSFLLNMTSGSLEAFGGEPSRAELETSDLVFCVADLQFNNQKLQEEVRKLKQATEAMEETNQKLLEENEELKNQAKMGQQLLQKERMLKEEVEEMKLTLSSSEENRARVSAQSKQMERENLSLISKISSLQDENMKMTAEMDDLQKKMKTLYELNADLQAQTHSFDAAMTDKDASIQEKTRQIEELKAAVLEYSSVTELLRAEKIKLESQMQLLQPDVAIPGLSLSVAYRLNQTTSGSLETELALAQQNPPEGTEHLSSICLASPLDETLDREVLLLLQGPTPEQMSVEFKILINKLRQEVEEDTLEILAALPGFMRSQGAQDTNTDPEVQGLRLQLEQRRKDWTHGLEQLKQYTDSLEKELLKMASNMRRARTEILHLSVRLQEHENHKLLLCDELDQLKTRQDRRDASSQTNMPESVDDEETSSPEWDRVYPLLDSPSEEETVDFGVHTPEIDQEQPDPAAGVADEEESQEDPRKLQSVQETCQGEDEMRELNPRPGTTHDSGVEAEDLRSTTVSHEYESVVDTGTGTSETVFDEKQLKHQDEPQQEEARFPACTGPDDTHEQAVCSTASLSHSHPQCADEASPSLSEPSAPPTCDVVRPPADVPGGPFFFTDSSPEEEPGPEGEQDIPDSMSSLQKLTQEQISDVRPTVPERSGLLPVAEEEEPMSEASQQGAPAVNSKVKSGAAGASAAKENGPSALPQSFRNRIKKELETPSSSMEAIGEQRSQEDSETEKNGGVSENGESVREDGLTQNEKDLEAEFLRLSLSQRCDMFTLEKRLRLEERSRNLAEENVRKEVSSCQGLLQALIPLCGDDNPSLEIIQRLQKNLEILLQSVTRVASRSEMLGSIHQEFRNGKAIEVMIQHVENLRRTYTKEHAELLELRENNSQKGRSFNAHVDRDDFRKKKASSEFYKVAARRVSIAAIARSAGSQAPSDLTKDIPQVEMDKLGRKHPGNMFGKSTHRAPLKRFISCTETESAARRNSNPSPTPSNSSSPTTDPASPFPVKAPPAELPEGPKGICTWAALMVVLAAFVAVLGKMLIQPAADAAPVGTGDSWMAIQQILWPYTGLRHNGQPPV; translated from the exons ATGGAGTTTGGCGTGACCCCGAAGCGCCACAACCCCGTCGACAGCATCTGCCGCAAGCTACAGACGATCCAGCGACGTGACCGTGAGCCTAACTCTCCTTTCCAGATCCCCAAACTGCAGTCGAGCAGCTACGACAGCCCGCACACGGGCCTGCGACGCAACCTCGACACCATCCTGAAGAAGCGCAAGGGTGAGGCCGAGCAGAATGGCTCGCCGCTCGTGCTCACTCCTGGTGCATGCCGTGATTTGGGAAGGACTCCCGTGACGCCCCTCAGCCCCGTTAATGCCACTTACACCATCACCGGCACTTTGGGCACGCTGTCGGACAAGGGGAACGTGGCACCCATGCCCAGCCGAGCCTGGCAGCTTAGCTGCTCCACACCTGCTTTCCAGAACGGTGACGCTCGCTTCAGCTTCACACCAGCTCTCCAAAACGGTGACGCTCGCTTTAGCTTCACACCAGCTCTCCAGAATGCTGACTCTCGCTTCAGCTTTACCCCGAGCGACAAGGAGAGGAGCAAAGCATCAGCACATGGCCTGCTTTCCTACAACCTCAACTTCTGCTCATCAGATGCCTCCACAGTGTTGGACTGCGACCTGCCTTATCCAGCCCTGGTGGTTAAAAGACTCTCGATGGGAGACG GTGCTTCATTGCCATCTGAATCCAAGAAAGAGAGCTTGGCTGAGGTCAGTCTGATCTGTGAAGAGGATTTGCTTGACACCATTTTTCAGGCCTGTGATACCCAGTGCAGAG GTAAAGTGTATGTGTCTCATATTGTGGACTACCTGAGACACACGACGAGTCGCAGCTCTGAGGACAGCGGCCTGGAGGAGCTGTGTAACATGCTGGACCCTGAACGCAAGGACATCTCCATCGACCTGGACACCTACCACGCCATAATGAAGGAGTGGATCGAGGACTGCCGTAATCAGGT gaaggatgataaAGATGTAACTCAGGAATCGGTCAAATTGGCAGATCATTTTTCAG CCAGGAAATCATTTCTGCTGAATATGACCTCGGGCAGCCTGGAGGCTTTCGGAGGAGAACCTTCGAGAGCTGAGCt TGAGACGTCGGATTTGGTGTTTTGTGTGGCCGACTTGCAGTTCAACAACCAGAAACTTCAGGAGGAGGTCCGGAAACTGAAGCAGGCCACCGAGGCGATGGAGGAGACCAACCAGAAACTCCTGGAGGAAAACGAAGAGCTGAAGAATCAGGCTAAAAT GGGGCAGCAGTTGCTACAGAAGGAGCGCATGCTGaaagaggaggtggaggagatgAAGCTGACTTTAAGCTCTTCTGAAGAGAATCGAGCCCGAGTCTCAGCTCAGAGCAAACAGATG GAGCGAGAGAACCTGTCTCTGATATCGAAGATCTCCTCTCTGCAGGATGAG AACATGAAGATGACTGCGGAGATGGATGATCTTCAGAAGAAGATGAAGACACTTTATGAGCTTAACGCTGACCTGCAG GCCCAGACTCATTCCTTTGACGCTGCCATGACTGACAAGGACGCGTCAATTCAGGAG AAAACCAGGCAGATTGAGGAGCTGAAGGCTGCAGTTCTGGAGTACTCATCAGTGACAGAA TTGCTGAGAGCGGAGAAGATCAAGCTGGAGAGTCAGATGCAGCTGCTGCAGCCTGATGTGGCCAT CCCtggtctgtctctctcagtggCGTACAGACTGAATCAGACGACCTCAGGGTCTCTGGAGACGGAGCTGGCCCTGGCACAACAGAATCCacctgag GGGACGGAGCATTTATCCTCCATCTGCTTGGCGTCACCTCTGGACGAGACTCTGGACCGTGAGGTTCTCCTCCTCCTGCAGGGTCCTACACCTGAGCAGATGTCCGTGGAGTTTAAAATCCTAATAAACAAACTG AGACAAGAAGTTGAAGAGGACACGCTGGAGATTCTCGCAGCACTTCCAGGCTTTATGAGGAGTCAGGGAGCACAGGACACCAACACCGACCCCGAAGTCCAG GGCCTGCGGCTTCAGCTGGAGCAGCGGCGGAAGGACTGGACTCACGGCCTCGAGCAGCTGAAGCAGTACACGGACTCGCTGGAGAAGGAGCTGCTGAAGATGGCGAGCAACATGCGGCGGGCACGCACCGAGATCCTGCACCTGTCCGTCAG GTTGCAAGAACACGAAAATCACAAACTGCTGTTATGTGATGAGCTGGATCAGCTGAAGACTCGGCAGGACCGCAGAGACGCCAGCAGTCAGACCAACATGCCAGAG AGTGTGGACGATGAGGAGACCTCATCCCCAGAGTGGGACAGGGTGTATCCCTTACTCGACTCTCCTTCTGAGGAGGAAACGGTCGATTTTGGGGTGCACACACCGGAAATCGATCAGGAACAACCCGATCCTGCTGCTGGTGTTGCTGATGAAGAGGAGTCGCAGGAAGACCCGAGAAAGCTCCAGAGCGTACAGGAGACATGTCAAGGAGAAGACGAGATGCGGGAACTGAATCCACGACCCGGGACAACACATGATTCTGGGGTCGAGGCTGAGGATCTCCGAAGCACCACCGTGTCCCATGAGTATGAGAGTGTGGTGGACACTGGAACTGGAACGTCCG aaaCTGTGTTCGATGAGAAACAACTCAAGCACCAGGATGAACCTCAGCAG GAGGAAGCCAGATTCCCAGCATGCACCGGGCCTGACGACACCCACGAGCAGGCTGTGTGCAGCACTGCTTCTCTTTCACACTCCCACCCTCAGTGTGCTG ATGAAGCGAGTCCGAGTCTGTCTGAACCGTCTGCTCCGCCCACCTGTGACGTGGTTCGTCCCCCGGCCGATGTCCCTGGAGGACCTTTCTTTTTTACTGACAG CTCTCCAGAGGAAGAACCAGGACCTGAAGGAGAACAGGACATCCCGGATAGCATGAGCAGTTTGCAG aagctgacccaggagcagattTCTGACGTGCGTCCTACTGTACCGGAGAG gagcGGTCTGTTGCCTGTAGCTGAGGAAGAGGAGCCGATGTCTGAGGCGAGTCAGCAGGGGGCCCCGGCAG ttaattcCAAGGTGAAGAGCGGAGCGGCAGGAGCGAGTGCAGCGAAGGAAAACGGGCCGTCTGCTCTTCCTCAGAGTTTTAGGAACAGAATAAAGAAAGAACTG GAGACGCCTAGCAGCAGTATGGAGGCCATCGGAGAGCAGAGATCGCAGGAGGAcagtgaaactgaaaaaaacg GTGGTGTTTCTGAAAATGGTGAATCAGTGAGGGAGGATGG ACTGACTCAAAATGAGAAAGACCTCGAG GCCGAATTCCTGCGCCTGTCTCTGAGTCAGCGCTGTGATATGTTCACACTGGAGAAGAGACTGCGTCTGGAGGAGCGCTCGAGAAACCTGGCTGAGGAGAATGTCCGCAAAGAGGTGTCCAGCTGTCAGGGTTTGCTCCAG GCTCTGATCCCTCTGTGTGGAGACGATAACCCATCTCTGGAAATCATCCAGCGGCTGCAGAAGAACCTGGAGATCCTGCTCCAGTCCGTGACCCGAGTGGCCAGTCGCTCCGAAATGCTCGGCTCCATTCACCAG gagtttCGCAATGGGAAAGCGATAGAGGTGATGATTCAACACGTGGAGAACTTGAGGAGGACGTACACTAAAGAGCACGCAGAGCTGCTGGAACTCCGAGAGAACAACTCGCAGAAAGGCAGGTCCTTCAACGCCCACGTGGACCGGg ATGATTTCAGGAAGAAAAAGGCCAGCTCTGAATTCTATAAG gtggcAGCCCGTCGTGTTAGCATAGCGGCCATCGCGCGCAGCGCTGGATCTCAAGCCCCCAGTGACCTG ACTAAAGATATCCCGCAGGTGGAGATGGACAAGCTGGGACGGAAGCATCCCGG GAACATGTTTGGAAAGAGCACACACCGGGCGCCTCTAAAACGTTTTATTAGTTGCACTGAGACAGAAAGTGCTGCCCGTAGGAATAG TAATCCAAGTCCCACACCAAGCAATAGTTCGAGTCCTACAACTGACCCGGCCTCGCCTTTCCCGGTGAAGGCACCCCCTGCTGAACTCCCCGAAGGACCTAAGGGAATCTGCACCTGGGCGGCTTTGATGGTGGTGCTAGCTGCGTTTGTCGCGGTGTTGGGCAAGATGCTAATACAACCGGCTGCAGACGCAGCCCCTGTGGGCACCGGTGACTCCTGGATGGCCATCCAGCAGATTCTGTGGCCCTACACAGGGCTCCGGCACAACGGCCAGCCCCCTGTTTAA